A genomic window from Solanum stenotomum isolate F172 chromosome 10, ASM1918654v1, whole genome shotgun sequence includes:
- the LOC125841302 gene encoding protein LURP-one-related 8-like isoform X1, with the protein MLLFLKSISFRSLNHQDFKKNNSSCKELTTSSSSSSSSSSCIFLTVWRKSLIFSCKGFTVIGSDGNLAYRVDNYSGRRDQTILMDASGKPILTICRHKQKLRIVDNNWFIYEGEILGDHDYKASSLRKKPIFCVKKQMKILHSNINVLAHVYYHGTSSDKTYSYIIEGSYANRTCKVLDAKSRNVVAEIRKKQAVIGGVTFGLEVFVLVVMPGFDSGFAMAMVLLLDQMFS; encoded by the exons atgcttCTCTTCTTAAAATCAATAAGTTTCAGATCTTTGAATCATCAAGATTTCAAGAAGAATAATAGCAGCTGCAAAGAATTAACAACTTCGTCGTCATCGTCATCGTCGTCGTCATCGTGTATATTTTTAACAGTATGGAGAAAATCACTTATATTTAGCTGTAAAGGATTTACAGTTATTGGATCCGATGGAAATTTAGCGTATAGAGTTGATAATTATTCTGGTAGACGTGACCAAACTATTTTAATGGATGCTTCTGGCAAACCCATTCTCACTATATGTCGGCATAAG CAGAAACTAAGGATAGTAGACAATAATTGGTTCATATATGAAGGAGAAATACTTGGAGATCATGATTACAAGGCATCATCATTAAGAAAGAAGCCTATATTTTGTGTAAAGAAACAAATGAAGATTTTACATAGTAATATTAATGTACTTGCACATGTTTATTATCATGGAACATCATCAGACAAGACATATTCTTATATTATTGAAGGGTCATATGCAAACAGAACATGTAAAGTGTTGGAtgcaaaatcaagaaatgttgTGGCAGAAATTAGGAAGAAACAAGCAGTAATTGGTGGTGTTACTTTTGGATTAGAAGTTTTTGTATTAGTTGTAATGCCAGGATTTGATTCTGGATTTGCCATGGCTATGGTGTTGTTGTTAGACCAAATGTTCTCCTAA
- the LOC125841287 gene encoding uncharacterized protein LOC125841287, with product MSMETDQEGLLADEKKEEESSSKKQKITQIEQPEIFVDKVKSTIPLQHTNHKAQSTADRSKQETDGKMPLFVNEWQMGEKGAFLGTEEFKGFSSNMHKFQEIEPFICMESCSKETPCLMCNVHGGIESSNKAKISLIGVRRQKNGRYGAVITDQIRHKQVWLGTFDTVEEASQAYLSKKSEFEKLRQQGNKDNKPKVNLDQIQQTSLFVGNDQTLDTASVSRINPHETTHVVEVLHKKNWSGKEPESAKETTCLMANVHGIESYDECNTTTSCNPKAKRSLLGVRKQKTGRYGAVITVQIRHKQAWLGTFDTVEEATQAYFSKKSEFEKLKQQGNKATENCDRIQQPESPVVLSSSSVANDQTLDTASVGCRNRRIDSHETAPHIVEVHKNKMSGEVPESSKETQCLMASVVHNTESSDECNTSTSNLKAKISLLGVRRQKNGRYGAVITDKTRHKKVWLGTFDTIDEASQAYFSKKSELENEKLNQQGNKETRDQIQQPESLVASLSMDNDQTLNAASGGRRNKRIDSHKATTDIVGVHKNKTSGEKIEPSRETASLMDNIHGTESCDECNTTTSCHPKAKISLIGIRRQKKGRYGAVITDRIKHKRVWLGTFDTVEEASQAYLSKKSELKRLGQQGDKENKPKDCAQVQQPESPVVPSLSVANHDQTLNTARMRRRNERIDSHKTTTRFFGVHKRKDSGKYTSEIRNPISKKRIWLGTFGTAEEASQAYQSKKLEFERLVHAKQQCGNEQTHSTQDEKLVNVESGHENENRELESAGGSEINVPISNSSNGGIEERIDSHEIGTAEEAFHAYQSKKFDLQNSKEVELQSDMPTDSSAGEKQEGQVDDEDLQMGEWVQLPGNRAVKFSLKLGLPIIDNYGSLLGEFSTLDDLSICKTDHDNET from the exons ATGTCCATGGAAACTGATCAAGAAGGACTACTAGcagatgaaaaaaaagaagaagaaagcagCAGCAAGAAACAGAAGATAACACAAATTGAGCAGCCAGAGATTTTTGTTGATAAGGTAAAGTCCACTATTCCTTTACAACACACAAATCACAAAGCACAAAGTACTGCTGATAGAAGCAAACAAGAAACTGATGGTAAAATGCCCTTATTTGTAAATGAATGGCAAATGGGGGAAAAAGGGGCATTCTTGGGTACTGAGGAGTTCAAAGGCTTTAGCTCTAATATGCACAAATTCCAAGAAATAGAACCCTTCATTTGCATGGAATCTTGTTCTAAAGAAACACCATGTTTGATGTGTAATGTTCATGGTGGCATAGAATCATCTAACAAAGCCAAGATAAGTTTAATTGGAGTGAGAAGGCAAAAGAATGGGAGGTATGGTGCTGTGATTACAGATCAAATTAGGCATAAGCAAGTATGGTTAGGCACTTTTGACACTGTTGAAGAGGCTTCACAAGCTTATTTGTCCAAGAAGTCTGAGTTTGAGAAATTAAGACAGCAAGGTAATAAGGACAATAAACCAAAGGTGAATCTTGATCAAATTCAGCAGACATCCTTGTTTGTGGGAAATGACCAAACCTTGGATACTGCTAGTGTGAGTAGAATCAATCCTCACGAAACAACACATGTCGTTGAGGTTCTTCACAAGAAGAACTGGTCAGGGAAAGAACCCGAATCTGCTAAAGAAACCACATGTCTAATGGCTAATGTACATGGCATAGAATCATATGATGAGTGTAATACTACAACAAGTTGCAATCCTAAAGCCAAGAGAAGCTTACTTGGTGTGCGAAAGCAAAAGACTGGGAGGTATGGTGCTGTAATTACAGTCCAAATTAGGCATAAGCAAGCATGGTTGGGAACTTTTGACACTGTTGAAGAGGCTACGCAAGCTTATTTCTCCAAGAAGTCTGAGTTTGAGAAACTAAAACAACAGGGTAATAAGGCCACGGAGAATTGTGATCGAATTCAGCAGCCTGAATCACCTGTTGTGTTGTCATCCTCGTCTGTGGCTAATGATCAAACCTTAGATACTGCTAGTGTGGGTTGTAGAAATAGAAGAATCGATTCTCACGAAACAGCACCACATATTGTTGAGGTTCACAAGAACAAGATGTCAGGAGAAGTACCCGAATCTTCTAAAGAAACCCAATGTCTAATGGCTAGTGTTGTCCACAACACAGAATCATCTGATGAATGTAATACTAGTACAAGCAATCTTAAAGCCAAGATAAGCTTACTTGGTGTGCGAAGGCAAAAGAATGGGAG GTATGGTGCTGTGATTACAGACAAAACTAGGCATAAGAAAGTATGGTTGGGCACTTTTGACACTATTGATGAAGCTTCACAAGCTTATTTCTCCAAGAAGTCTGAGCTTGAGAATGAGAAATTAAATCAGCAGGGTAATAAGGAGACTCGTGATCAAATTCAGCAGCCTGAATCACTTGTGGCATCCTTGTCTATGGATAATGACCAAACCTTGAATGCTGCTAGTGGTGgtagaagaaataaaagaatcGATTCCCACAAAGCAACAACAGATATTGTTGGGGTTCACAAGAACAAGACGTCAGGGGAAAAAATCGAGCCTTCTAGAGAAACCGCAAGTCTAATGGATAATATACATGGCACAGAATCATGTGATGAGTGTAATACTACTACAAGTTGCCATCCTAAAGCCAAGATAAGCTTAATTGGAATTCGAAGGCAAAAGAAAGGGAGGTATGGTGCTGTGATTACCGACCGAATTAAGCATAAGAGAGTATGGTTGGGAACTTTTGACACTGTTGAAGAGGCTTCACAAGCTTATTTGTCCAAGAAGTCCGAGCTTAAGAGATTAGGTCAGCAGGGTGATAAGGAGAATAAACCGAAGGACTGTGCTCAAGTTCAGCAGCCTGAATCACCTGTTGTGCCATCCTTATCTGTGGCTAATCATGATCAAACCTTAAATACTGCTAGaatgagaagaagaaatgaaagaatTGATTCTCACAAAACAACAACACGTTTCTTTGGGGTTCACAAGAGAAAGGATTCAGGTAAATATACATCTGAGATTAGAAACCCCATCAGTAAGAAAAGAATTTGGTTGGGGACTTTTGGCACTGCTGAAGAGGCTTCCCAGGCTTATCAATCTAAGAAGCTCGAGTTTGAGAGACTAGTCCATGCCAAGCAGCAATGTGGTAATGAACAAACTCATTCTACACAAGATGAGAAATTAGTCAATGTCGAGTCAGGACATGAAAATGAAAATCGTGAACTCGAATCAGCTGGTGGATCAGAAATTAATGTTCCAatctcaaattcatcaaatggtgGAATTGAAGAAAGGATTGATTCTCACGAAATAGGCACTGCTGAAGAAGCTTTTCATGCTTATCAGTCTAAGAAATTCGATCTTCAGAACTCAAAGGAGGTTGAGCTGCAAAGCGATATGCCAACTGATTCTAGTGCAGGGGAGAAGCAAGAAGGTCAAGTGGATGATGAAGATTTACAGATGGGGGAATGGGTGCAACTTCCAGGTAATAGGGCAGTCAAATTTTCACTGAAATTGGGCTTACCAATCATCGATAATTATGGATCTCTTTTAGGTGAATTCAGTACTTTGGATGATCTCAGTATCTGTAAGACTGACCATGACAATGAAACATAG
- the LOC125843217 gene encoding uncharacterized protein LOC125843217, whose protein sequence is MRFFLIKGKAYYSFFQQNHMDSKKLVVNVKQGEKLEYDECNTSKNCNPKDKISLIGIRRQKNGRYAAVITDRIRHKKVWLGTFDTVEEASQAYFSKKSEFENEKLSNQGNKKSKRIRETRSIVEIYKRGKYNSEKSEELVNVKQGNENVNCEVFQIESAGESEIDVEISNSFNGGTEQRIDSYEIGTVEEAFRIAKEGSKVFNLGLMANVCGTKSTDDCNNTTSCNPKVKVSLIGTRRQKNGRYTAVITNPFTHKRVRLGTFDTVEEASQAYFSKKSEFEKLSQQGNKQNIPKKNCDQIPQLESSSVVASLDTAASESGIAKRIDSQGEEPKSSKATSCVKANVYSVESSDECCITTSCDPKARISLTGIRRKKSGRYAAVITDPIKHKEVCLGTFDSIEEASHAYFSKKSEFEKLKQRGDKENKPKKNCDQIQQHESQSVVASLDTTTHDSGSAKRIDSHKTTTHLIGAYRSKTAGRYRSEIKNPITKKKIWLGTFDSAEEASHAYQSKKLEFQKLVEAKQQQCTNKQRKSEKLVSVRQGHENVNCEPFHPESASGSPDIDVLFSNSSNEGTVRSIDSYQSNKFDLLSSKEVELQSNMLTESSAGKKQEGQEDDKDLWKGEWMQLPGDDRAVMFSLKLGLPIIDNYGSLLGEFSTLDDLSICKTEEGNNYISHSI, encoded by the exons ATGAGATTTTTTCTGATAAAAGGTAAAGCTTATTACTCATTTTTCCAACAGAATCACATGGACTCTAAGAAATTAGTAGTTAATGTCAAGCAAGGGGAAAAACTTGAATATGATGAGTGTAATACTAGTAAAAACTGCAATCCTAAAGATAAAATAAGCTTAATTGGAATTCGAAGGCAAAAGAATGGGAGATATGCTGCTGTGATTACTGATCGAATTAGGCATAAGAAAGTATGGTTAGGCACTTTTGACACTGTTGAAGAGGCTTCACAAGCTTATTTCTCTAAGAAATCTGAGTTTGAGAATGAGAAATTAAGCAATCAAGGAAATAAGAAGAGTAAAAGAATACGCGAAACGAGAAGTATTGTTGAGATTTACAAGAGAGGGAAATATAATTCTGAGAAATCAGAGGAATTAGTCAATGTAAAGCAAGGCAATGAAAATGTGAATTGTGAAGTATTTCAGATCGAATCAGCTGGTGAATCAGAAATTGATGTTGAGATATCAAATTCATTTAATGGAGGAACCGAGCAAAGGATTGATTCTTACGAAATAGGCACTGTTGAAGAAGCTTTTCGTATAGCTAAAGAGGGATCCAAAGTGTTTAACTTGGGTTTAATGGCTAATGTTTGTGGCACAAAATCAACTGATGACTGTAACAATACTACAAGTTGCAATCCTAAAGTTAAGGTAAGCTTGATTGGAACCCGAAGGCAAAAGAATGGGAGATATACAGCTGTGATTACAAATCCATTTACGCATAAGAGAGTCCGGTTGGGGACTTTTGACACTGTTGAAGAGGCTTCACAAGCTTATTTCTCTAAGAAGTCGGAGTTTGAGAAGTTAAGCCAGCAGGGAAATAAGCAGAATATACCAAAGAAGAATTGTGATCAAATTCCGCAGCTTGAATCATCGTCTGTTGTGGCATCCTTAGATACTGCTGCTAGTGAAAGTGGAATAGCTAAAAGAATCGATTCTCAAGGGGAAGAACCTAAATCTTCTAAAGCAACCTCATGTGTAAAGGCTAATGTCTATAGCGTTGAGTCATCTGATGAGTGTTGTATTACTACAAGCTGTGATCCTAAAGCCAGGATAAGCTTAACTGGAATCCGTAGGAAAAAGAGCGGGAGATATGCAGCTGTGATTACAGACCCAATTAAGCACAAGGAAGTATGCTTGGGCACTTTTGACTCTATTGAAGAGGCTTCACATGCTTATTTCTCTAAGAAGTCTGAGtttgagaaattgaaacaaCGGGGAGATAAGGAGAATAAACCGAAGAAGAATTGTGATCAAATTCAGCAGCATGAATCACAGTCTGTTGTGGCATCCTTAGATACTACTACTCATGATAGTGGAAGTGCTAAACGAATCGATTCTCACAAAACAACAACACATCTTATTGGAGCTTACAGGAGCAAGACAGCAGGGAGATATAGGTCTGAGATTAAAAACCCCAtcactaaaaagaaaatttggtTGGGGACTTTTGACAGTGCTGAAGAGGCTTCCCACGCTTATCAATCTAAGAAGCTTGAGTTTCAGAAATTAGTCGAAGCAAAGCAGCAGCAATGCACTAATAAGCAAAGGAAATCAGAGAAATTAGTCAGTGTCAGGCAAGGACATGAAAATGTAAATTGTGAACCATTTCATCCCGAATCAGCTAGTGGATCACCAGATATTGATGTTCTGTTCTCAAATTCATCTAATGAAGGGACTGTCCGAAGTATTGATTCTTATCAGTCTAATAAATTCGATCTTCTGAGTTCAAAGGAGGTCGAGCTGCAAAGCAATATGCTAACAGAGTCTAGTGCAGGGAAGAAGCAAGAAGGCCAAGAGGATGATAAAGATTTATGGAAGGGGGAATGGATGCAACTTCCAG GTGATGACAGGGCAGTCATGTTTTCACTGAAATTGGGCTTACCAATCATCGATAACTATGGATCTCTTTTAGGTGAGTTCAGCACTTTGGATGATCTCAGTATTTGTAAGACTGAAGAAGGCAATAACTACATTTCGCATAGCATATAG
- the LOC125841302 gene encoding protein LURP-one-related 17-like isoform X2 translates to MLLFLKSISFRSLNHQDFKKNNSSCKELTTSSSSSSSSSSCIFLTVWRKSLIFSCKGFTVIGSDGNLAYRVDNYSGRRDQTILMDASGKPILTICRHKKLRIVDNNWFIYEGEILGDHDYKASSLRKKPIFCVKKQMKILHSNINVLAHVYYHGTSSDKTYSYIIEGSYANRTCKVLDAKSRNVVAEIRKKQAVIGGVTFGLEVFVLVVMPGFDSGFAMAMVLLLDQMFS, encoded by the exons atgcttCTCTTCTTAAAATCAATAAGTTTCAGATCTTTGAATCATCAAGATTTCAAGAAGAATAATAGCAGCTGCAAAGAATTAACAACTTCGTCGTCATCGTCATCGTCGTCGTCATCGTGTATATTTTTAACAGTATGGAGAAAATCACTTATATTTAGCTGTAAAGGATTTACAGTTATTGGATCCGATGGAAATTTAGCGTATAGAGTTGATAATTATTCTGGTAGACGTGACCAAACTATTTTAATGGATGCTTCTGGCAAACCCATTCTCACTATATGTCGGCATAAG AAACTAAGGATAGTAGACAATAATTGGTTCATATATGAAGGAGAAATACTTGGAGATCATGATTACAAGGCATCATCATTAAGAAAGAAGCCTATATTTTGTGTAAAGAAACAAATGAAGATTTTACATAGTAATATTAATGTACTTGCACATGTTTATTATCATGGAACATCATCAGACAAGACATATTCTTATATTATTGAAGGGTCATATGCAAACAGAACATGTAAAGTGTTGGAtgcaaaatcaagaaatgttgTGGCAGAAATTAGGAAGAAACAAGCAGTAATTGGTGGTGTTACTTTTGGATTAGAAGTTTTTGTATTAGTTGTAATGCCAGGATTTGATTCTGGATTTGCCATGGCTATGGTGTTGTTGTTAGACCAAATGTTCTCCTAA